The stretch of DNA AAAATTGATTATAGAAAAAAGTATGAGAGGAAAACTCGAAGCGAGAAATGAAAGTGGGGGAGCTATTTTTACGATAGAGTTAGAAAAAGGTTTCAAAGAGGCGCTTGGCGGATCGCCTCTTTGAGTCTCCATACATTCAGAAGAAAATATGAAATTCGCTAAGAGAAGTATAGGAACTCAAAGTAAACGATCGGTTAACAAAAGTAAACTTAATTTAATTTAATCGATTCTTCTTGTGGAACGCCTAATACTTGGTGAGCTTTATCGCGTTTTCCAGCACCGCCATCATCACTACTTTTACCTGCACTTTTTTTCTTCACTGGAGGTGGTGTTGTTGACGCATTTTTTCCACCTTTATAAAACCCTTCTTTAATCACAAACATTTCTGTTAAACGCATACCATCAAAAGAAGCATAAACAAGATCGCCTTCATTGGCAAGGATTGTTTTATGGTTGAAGTTTACATAAGACAATTTTCCATTGGTTGTTTCAATACCATCAATTTCATAGTTCCATGTTTGGGCAATAGGATCATGGTTGATGGTGCGAACGATACCTTTAACGTAATTTTTTCCGACAAGCTTAGAAAGCTTTGGATTGGTTTTTTCGTTATCATAGGTTTTCAATGTCGAAGCTGGAGGCGGCGATTTTGGGGCACAGCCTTGTGCAAACAAGAACAAAAGTGCTACACCAAGATACGTTAAAATTCTTTTCAAAACAAATCCTTATACATTTTTGTGAATTATAGCAAATTTTCCTATTTATTATGGTAAAATTCGTTTCTTGAATGGGGCTGACATGGCTTCGACAGGAGTAGTTTTAGCTTATGGCTGCATGTCGGAAGTGAGGGTCTTCCGTTACACAACCTTCAAACAATAACTGCTAACAACAGTAACTATCGTCCTGCTTACGCTCTAGCTGCGTAAGTTTAACAAATAATGGACTGCTCTCCCCTCTGATGCTATCTTAGGAGGTCTTGGAGAGTATCATAGCTTTGATAGATATACTGCATGAACGCCTTTACATGCAGCGAAGTTAAAGGCTCGTTTTGCGTAGTTTTCTGATTGTTGTACGAAGCAAAATTAAACACTATCAACAATATCTAAGCATGTAGACGTCATAGGTGGCTATTTTTGGACTGGGGTTCAATCCCCCACAGCTCCACCATTCAATTATATAAAACTCCCTCTCAAGGGAATTATGTTCCCCTCACTTTTATTTATCTGTTTGCGAGTGTTTTAGCGAGTGCACGTAAAATCCGCTCATACTGTTTATCCATAGGATGTTCCTTAGCTTCAGCGGTAGATAAAAAGTTTTGATTTTCAGCGTATTTTTTCTCCCAAATATCTATTTCTTTTTGTTTATTAGCAATCCTAATATCAATCTCTTCAAGTGTTTTAAGCAGTTTGTTCTTCTGCGTAAGGAGCGTGTCTTCTTTTTTAAAGATACGTACCATCAATGATTTTCGTTGAAAGATTTTTTCCTCTCCATCTTCGATAAACTTTACTTCAACCGTATCAGTCTCTTCAAGTTTTTGAAGTGTTTTATGGATTGAGGCAATCGCCTCTTCAACTTCTACCAACCTCTCTTTTTCAATCACACTTTGTTGCGTAAGCTGTTTTTGGTCAAGAATAAAGGCATCTAGTTTATTTTTAATCGTAATAAGTGAATTTTTTTTCTCATAAATGGCTTGTTTCGCATTTTTATGCTGAATCATCGTTGAACGTATCGTCGCAATATTCCATGCATTATTGCTCTCATCTAAAATTGGGTTTGCTTTATGGCGTTTTCCCAAAGAGTCAATGCTATCATGCACACTAAAAAAACTTAAAAATTCAATCGCTTTTCGATCTGTATTTGAGAAATGAAATAACAGATCTTCCGCGACATAAAGCATCAAATCATCAAAAACTTCACGTAAAAGATGAAGACTCAGTGCGCGAATACTTTGCACATCATCTAACTCTGTATAGCCTATGACAATAATCTCAATCATATTGACAAACATAGGTATAAAAAGCTTTTGAAATCTAATAGGACTGATTTTTCTAAAATTGAGCGTTTGTTCAACCACATGCGGCAGTAACTTGAAAATCTTCTCTTTGTGTAAATCATTTTTAAAATATCTTTGCTTGCACTCTTCTAAAATTTCAGGAGCAATGCCACAAGCTCTTCGTTCTGCTCCCGTACCTACAACAGGAACCGATAAATAACCTTTAGCATAAACAATTCCTTCTGCGATAAACACAAGATCTTGTGCGTTACAACCCAGTGTTAAAAAAAGCTTTTCTCGCAAAACATCTTTATAAGAGATATAGACATTTGGCAGTTTACAGCGATGCAAAGATGAAATGATCTTTTCAAATACTTCTTCTTCAAAATAATATAAAGATTCATATACGCCGTATTCCTCAAAATCAAGTTGTTCTAAAAAAGTATCAATCTCCTTTTCAACATCACTGTATTTTAAATATTCTTGTTCATCGTCATTTAATGCTTCTGCCATACTTTTCCAATTTTCATCATTTCATTTGTCTGAAAATATACATCTCAGATATAAATTATTTTAACATCTCAATGGTCACATTTCAATCACATCTATTGCGCTTAAACAATACTCTTTTGTACCAATGAACGCTTCATTCCATTATCTCAGCACATTATGGGTACAATAAAGAATATTCAAAAGGAATCCACTACAATATGAACATACTCTCAAAAAATGCACCCCTCGAAGCTTCTATTTTAAAAATGCAAGCGATTTTAAGCGACCTTGGTTGCGGCATGAAATTTGCCAGCGAAAAGCATCCCCTTAAAAACTGCTACTCTATCAACCTTTCTTCCATCGAGGCACCCAATCATATCTATTCTAACGGCAAAGGCACACTTTCTCAGTCCTCAAAAGCCAGCGCACTTGGCGAGTACATCGAACGACTTCAAACCAATAACTTTTTTATCGACTTTCACCTTCCCAACCGTGCTTACTACCCAGACCAAAAAGTGTTTGAATTTGGAGGAGAGTATCTGAGTCCATCTTTACATGTAATTTATAATCCGTCCAACGAAATGAGCGATGAAGACTTTGTCGACTTTAACAGCGATTACACAGACAAGATCGTAGCGCTTCCTTTTCAAAGCTTTTTTGCAAACGAGCAAGTGTATATTCCTCTCAACATTCTGAGCAATCTTTACGTAAGCAATGGGTTAGCCAGTGGAAACACGCCTGATGAAGCAAAAGTGCAGGCACTGAGTGAGATTTTTGAACGTCATGCGAAGATGGAGATCATCAAAAACGGTTATGCCCTTCCAAAGTACCCAGAAGACATCATCGCATCATTCCCTAACCTTCATGCAGATTTGTGCGAGCTTAGAGATGCGGGCTTTATCGTTGAAATTTTAGATGCCTCATTGGGTGGAAAGTTTCCCGTAACCGCCATCTCACTGATCAATCCGCGCAATGGCACGCTTTTTGTCTCGTTTGGTGCGCACCCCATCTTAGAAGTCAGCCTAGAGCGCACTATGAGTGAGCTGATGCAAGGACGAGGTGTTGAAAATCTTGACGCTTTTGAGATGCCAACCTTTGATATGAGCATCGTCGGCGATAGCTTCAACCTTGAAGCACACTTCATCGACTCTAACGGCAAAATGGGCTTTCCTTTTTTAAATGCAACCAAAAGTTTTGCGTATGCTCCGTGGAAGTATGAAGGCGTTGGAAGTGCGCAGGAGTATGCCTTTTTGTGCGACATCATCAAGGCAATGGGTAAAGAGATTTACCTACGTGAATACACCTACTTAAACTTTTACTCTTGCCATCTGATCGTACCAAGCATTTCGGAGGTTTACCCTATCGATGACATGGTTTACCAAAATCGAAACAGTGGTAAATTCATCCGACATCAGGTGCTCAATTTTAAAGAAGAAGACCATGACGTGTTGCTTGAGACCATCGAATCTTTGGAAGATTCTCTCAATATGGAAAAATACATCGGTGTGATTTTTGAGCAAAACTTTCAGATGATTGACCTTAAAGCGCAAGTGCATCTGCTTTTGGAAAATTACGAAGAAGCGCAAATGCTCCTCTCTTTTAGCCAAAACCCCATGAGTAAACTTCTTTGCGAAATTCTCTCTTTGAGGGAACAAGAACTTGTTTGGGCTGAGTATGAGAGTGCTCTTTGGGACATTTTCGGAAAAGAAAAAGTTGAACATGCAGTGAATATCTTAGACGGAAAAGCCTACTTCATTGACGTAAGCCTGCACCAACACTATGTCAATATGCTCGACATGTACGACAGACTTGAAGTCAAAAAAACAGCTATCGTCGCTTAAAAACCTTTACATGTAAAAAGTCAGGCTTGACCAGCCTGCTCTCTTAACTTGTCTTTTTTACTCTTGCGTTTTCCCTTGATAGGCGCGCTCCCTTTCTCTTTTTTGGGGGCCTCGCCTTCTAGTTCAAAGCCTTTGATCTGCTCTTTTTCAAGTTTGATATGACAACGTTTTTGAATGAGTGCAAAATGCGCTTTATCTTCGTGATCTATAAACGAAATCGCCAAACCCTCTTTACCCGCACGTCCCGTTCGTCCGATGCGGTGGATATAGTCTTCGGTTGCACGAGGAAGATCGTAATTAATAACACAGCTTACATCGTCGATGTCAAGCCCACGCGAAGCGATGTCGGTAGCAAACAAAACACGAATCTTGCGCTCTTTAAACGACTTCAACGTCCAAGAACGGTCTTCTTGAAGTAAATCCCCATGGAACGATTCGCTCAAAAAACCATGCTTGCGAAACTTCACAGCAATATTATCGGCGGCACGTTTATTTGCCATAAACACCAACACCAATTCCCATTTGTTTTCACGTAACAGATGACGCAAAAGTGGCGCTCTATTTTCTTTATTGACTTCGATGGCACGTTGCTTTATAAGCTCCACCGTCGGTGCTTCTGCATCGATGCTTACTTCCACCGCACTTTGAGTGATCTTTGAAGCAATGACTTGCATCTTTTCAGGGTACGTCGCAGAGAAAAGAAGATTTTGTCGTTTGGCTGGCAACGCCTCAAGTATAGAGCCTAACTCTTGCTCAAAACCAAGGTCAAGCATCTTGTCCGCTTCATCGAGGACAAAGAACTCGACACGAGAAAGGTCGATCTGCTTTTTGCTCATGATGTCTAGCAATCGCCCCGAAGTTGCCACCACGATGTCACACCCTTGCTGGATGTCGTAAAGTTGCTCGCCGATCTTCTCA from Sulfurospirillum oryzae encodes:
- a CDS encoding YcaO-like family protein; the protein is MNILSKNAPLEASILKMQAILSDLGCGMKFASEKHPLKNCYSINLSSIEAPNHIYSNGKGTLSQSSKASALGEYIERLQTNNFFIDFHLPNRAYYPDQKVFEFGGEYLSPSLHVIYNPSNEMSDEDFVDFNSDYTDKIVALPFQSFFANEQVYIPLNILSNLYVSNGLASGNTPDEAKVQALSEIFERHAKMEIIKNGYALPKYPEDIIASFPNLHADLCELRDAGFIVEILDASLGGKFPVTAISLINPRNGTLFVSFGAHPILEVSLERTMSELMQGRGVENLDAFEMPTFDMSIVGDSFNLEAHFIDSNGKMGFPFLNATKSFAYAPWKYEGVGSAQEYAFLCDIIKAMGKEIYLREYTYLNFYSCHLIVPSISEVYPIDDMVYQNRNSGKFIRHQVLNFKEEDHDVLLETIESLEDSLNMEKYIGVIFEQNFQMIDLKAQVHLLLENYEEAQMLLSFSQNPMSKLLCEILSLREQELVWAEYESALWDIFGKEKVEHAVNILDGKAYFIDVSLHQHYVNMLDMYDRLEVKKTAIVA
- a CDS encoding DEAD/DEAH box helicase is translated as MPFSTLKLCPQILQALAQESFSTPTPIQEKVIPLVLERKDVMARAQTGSGKSASFVLPMLELWSASKNDGKAKIKALVLTPTRELTVQVAEAFVAFGKFLHVKPKVVSVIGGEKIGEQLYDIQQGCDIVVATSGRLLDIMSKKQIDLSRVEFFVLDEADKMLDLGFEQELGSILEALPAKRQNLLFSATYPEKMQVIASKITQSAVEVSIDAEAPTVELIKQRAIEVNKENRAPLLRHLLRENKWELVLVFMANKRAADNIAVKFRKHGFLSESFHGDLLQEDRSWTLKSFKERKIRVLFATDIASRGLDIDDVSCVINYDLPRATEDYIHRIGRTGRAGKEGLAISFIDHEDKAHFALIQKRCHIKLEKEQIKGFELEGEAPKKEKGSAPIKGKRKSKKDKLREQAGQA